The Coregonus clupeaformis isolate EN_2021a chromosome 8, ASM2061545v1, whole genome shotgun sequence genome has a segment encoding these proteins:
- the LOC121572907 gene encoding zona pellucida sperm-binding protein 3: MGFMMANALRVLLKQLVLFLLVENLISPTFSYTYSTDTWQQQLPSRTSQFDNRPPFKQLPLHQQTVSRPVRVETVAVTCFSDYMAIVVKADLFKLGNLIDVDDLRLGVEQYEDQEPCRATAAGDEYRIFAALSDCGTKHLINKDSLIYTNLLRYTPRTTPDGVIRMDGAVIPIECHYERKYSLDSASLQPTWIPFTAAVSAEDTLQFSLKLMTSDWLYERGSGVYFLGDPINMEASVRVAHHTRLRVFVSSCVATLDPDSNSVPRYVFIENDGCLMDSQLPGSHSGFMRRTQDNKLWFHIDAFRFHQEDRAELYITCHLIAVPVMDHAEPSNKACSFIDGRWRSADENDLLCGRCLSLKGVDQAPARRPLSPRLGGSRPEPRGYSSESPASGDNWRIGMKAKKVWDQDTTLGPMMVFPTKQKSTPLSPRMREGIDIPGFPSATGDRRPVSPGSRWKSGMDFKRGPNFAQSQNSASPLGLRVGPNNKHGFVSSATYDGFIRQKELIAQRELEPTPDPELIPTPEPIEDLGAKVTTERGSDSRSG, encoded by the exons ATGGGCTTTATGATGGCAAACGCGCTCAGGGTGTTGTTAAAGCAACTGGTTTTGTTTTTACTGGTGGAAAACTTAATCTCTCCTACTTTTTCATATACTTACAGCACTGACACATGGCAACAACAACTTCCAAGCCGAACGTCGCAATTTGACAATCGTCCACCCTTTAAACAGCTTCCACTTCACCAACAAACAGTTTCCAGACCAGTTCGAGTAGAAACGGTCGCTGTGACGTGCTTTTCAGACTACATGGCGATAGTCGTGAAGGCTGATCTGTTTAAACTCGGTAATCTAATCGACGTGGATGACCTGCGCCTTGGAGTTGAACAGTACGAAGACCAAGAGCCTTGTAGGGCTACAGCAGCCGGAGACGAGTACAGAATATTTGCAGCACTATCGGACTGTGGAACCAAGCATTTG ATTAACAAAGACTCCTTGATCTACACAAACCTCCTGAGATATACACCCAGAACTACTCCAGATGGGGTTATTCGAATGGATGGTGCTGTAATCCCAATTGAGTGTCATTATGAAAG GAAGTATAGCTTGGACAGTGCCTCTCTCCAGCCGACCTGGATCCCCTTCACCGCCGCAGTGTCAGCTGAAGACACCCTGCAGTTCTCATTGAAGCTTATGACAA GTGACTGGCTCTATGAGCGGGGTTCTGGAGTCTACTTCCTGGGTGATCCCATCAACATGGAAGCATCTGTCAGGGTTGCTCACCACACCAGGCTCAGGGTCTTTGTTAGCAGTTGTGTGGCCACACTGGACCCCGACAGCAACTCTGTCCCCAGATATGTCTTCATTGAGAATGATGG GTGCTTGATGGATTCCCAGCTGCCTGGTTCCCACTCTGGTTTCATGCGTAGAACCCAGGACAACAAGCTCTGGTTCCACATTGATGCCTTTAGGTTCCACCAGGAGGACAGGGCAGAG CTGTACATCACCTGCCACCTTATTGCAGTCCCTGTCATGGACCATGCAGAGCCTAGCAACAAGGCATGCTCCTTCATTGATGGCAG ATGGAGGTCTGCCGACGAGAATGATTTGCTATGTGGCCGTTGTCTAAGCCTGAAGGGGGTTGATCAAGCTCCAGCACGACGTCCCCTCAGTCCAAGACTAGGTGGTAGCCGACCTGAACCTCGTGGCTACAGCAGCGAGTCCCCAGCTTCTGGTGACAATTGGAGGATTGGGATGAAGGCCAAGAAAG TATGGGACCAGGATACTACTTTGGGCCCCATGATGGTCTTCCCAACTAAACAGAAGAGTACACCTCTATCTCCACGGATGAGGGAAGGTATCGATATACCTGGCTTCCCCTCTGCAACAGGGGACCGGAGGCCCGTATCACCTGGCAGTCGTTGGAAGAGTGGCATGGACTTCAAGAGGG GACCTAATTTCGCCCAATCCCAAAATTCGGCTAGTCCCTTGGGCCTGAGGGTTGGACCCAACAACAAGCATGGCTTTGTTAGCTCTGCAACATATGATGGCTTCATCAGGCAGAAAGAACTAATTGCCCAAAGAG AGCTGGAGCCCACTCCAGACCCAGAGTTGATTCCTACACCTGAGCCCATTGAAGACCTTGGAGCAAAGGTTACCACAGAAAGAGGGTCTGATTCAAGATCTGGGTGA